A window from [Limnothrix rosea] IAM M-220 encodes these proteins:
- a CDS encoding single-stranded DNA-binding protein, producing MSINIVNLVGRVGTDPEVRYFESGTVLCTLTLAVNRPTSRDDKPDWFNLEMWGKTAELAANYVKKGRQIAVQGYLKIETFTNRNGYECSRPVIRVNRFEFLGSRRDVDPNAVGNYEGHEF from the coding sequence ATGAGCATCAATATCGTCAATTTAGTGGGCAGAGTCGGGACTGATCCTGAGGTTCGCTATTTTGAATCAGGAACAGTTCTCTGTACTCTGACACTGGCAGTCAATCGCCCTACGAGCCGTGACGATAAGCCAGACTGGTTTAATTTGGAGATGTGGGGCAAAACAGCAGAGTTGGCTGCTAATTATGTAAAAAAGGGTCGTCAAATTGCCGTGCAAGGATACCTAAAAATAGAGACGTTTACGAATCGCAACGGTTATGAATGTTCTCGTCCGGTAATTCGGGTGAATCGTTTTGAGTTTCTAGGTTCTCGCCGTGATGTTGATCCGAATGCGGTAGGGAATTACGAAGGACATGAGTTTTAG
- a CDS encoding M16 family metallopeptidase translates to MKNFWFAQPRRLLKLVWRRSVMMFCIGITLATVGGYGQAIALTPKNYDELEFPPLPEITLPEYERYELANGMVIYLMEDHKLPLVSGSAIIRTGSRYEPADHVGLAGITGIVMRSGGTTEHPADELNEILEQRAASIETGIGGSSGSAGFSALKEDFDLVFDLFAEVLQQPAFPQDKLDLAKQQTRGGIARRNDQPDAIASREFNKLIYGEDSPYARTVEYSTLANIDREDLVEFYDTYIRPDQMILGIVGDIDVAATKAMIEENFGRWENPTTTPDLTPPNVAPTAALGQAFLVNQPQLTQSSILVGHQGGQLDSPDYPQLRVMNGVISGFGGRLFNEIRSRQGLAYSVYGVWSPRYDYDGVFISGGSTRSDATIPFLQSLKAEINKIRETPITEEELSNAKESILNSFVFNFQDPGQTLSRLMRYEYYDYPEDFIFQYQQGVKATTIEDVQRVAQTYLRPEDLTVLVVGNAAEIDPPLSELYSEVTELDVTIPEAPETE, encoded by the coding sequence ATGAAAAATTTTTGGTTTGCTCAACCTCGTCGTCTTTTGAAATTAGTTTGGCGGCGCAGTGTCATGATGTTTTGTATAGGGATAACCTTGGCAACTGTCGGGGGGTACGGTCAGGCGATCGCCCTCACCCCAAAGAACTATGACGAGCTAGAATTTCCGCCACTCCCTGAAATTACCCTGCCAGAATATGAACGCTACGAACTCGCCAATGGCATGGTGATTTATCTAATGGAGGATCACAAATTACCCCTAGTCAGTGGTTCCGCCATCATTCGCACAGGGTCACGGTACGAACCAGCCGACCATGTCGGTTTAGCCGGAATTACCGGCATAGTAATGCGTAGCGGTGGAACAACAGAACATCCAGCCGATGAGCTAAACGAGATCCTAGAGCAACGCGCCGCCAGCATTGAAACAGGCATTGGCGGTAGTTCTGGTAGCGCTGGTTTTAGCGCCCTAAAAGAAGACTTTGATCTGGTTTTTGACCTATTTGCAGAAGTGCTGCAACAACCAGCTTTTCCCCAGGACAAACTTGATCTTGCCAAACAGCAAACCAGAGGGGGTATTGCCCGCCGCAATGATCAACCGGATGCGATCGCCTCCCGGGAATTTAACAAACTCATTTACGGTGAAGACAGCCCCTATGCCCGTACCGTTGAATACAGCACCCTTGCCAACATTGACCGTGAAGATTTAGTCGAATTCTACGATACCTACATCCGTCCAGACCAGATGATTCTCGGTATTGTCGGCGATATCGATGTGGCGGCCACCAAGGCGATGATCGAAGAAAATTTTGGGCGTTGGGAAAATCCGACGACGACCCCAGACCTAACACCGCCCAACGTTGCCCCCACCGCAGCCCTAGGCCAAGCCTTCCTCGTTAACCAGCCCCAACTTACCCAGAGCAGTATTTTAGTCGGACATCAAGGGGGACAACTGGATAGTCCAGATTATCCCCAGCTAAGAGTAATGAATGGTGTGATTAGCGGTTTCGGGGGAAGACTATTTAATGAAATTCGTTCCCGCCAAGGTCTTGCTTACTCGGTCTACGGCGTTTGGAGTCCCCGCTACGATTATGACGGTGTCTTCATTTCAGGAGGCTCAACCCGCTCCGATGCAACAATTCCTTTTCTGCAATCTCTCAAAGCAGAAATAAACAAGATTCGTGAAACACCCATTACCGAAGAAGAACTATCGAATGCCAAGGAATCAATTCTAAATTCCTTCGTGTTTAATTTCCAAGATCCCGGTCAAACCCTCTCGCGTTTAATGCGATATGAGTACTACGACTACCCTGAGGATTTCATTTTCCAGTACCAACAGGGCGTAAAAGCAACCACCATTGAGGATGTGCAGCGTGTGGCTCAAACTTACCTAAGACCTGAAGATTTGACGGTTTTGGTGGTGGGTAACGCCGCAGAAATCGATCCGCCTTTAAGTGAGCTTTACTCTGAGGTGACAGAACTAGATGTCACGATTCCTGAAGCTCCTGAAACTGAGTGA
- a CDS encoding Mrp/NBP35 family ATP-binding protein, which yields MIDSQAVLDALKPVKDAERKQGLVEAGKVRDIAIDGRNIAFTLALTTSTGMVKDLIVEDCKKAVMALEGVDTVEIEVVAIPKPLPSPQGIEDVQNIIAISSGKGGVGKSSVAVNVAIALAQSGAKVGLLDADIYGPNVPNMMGVGEVELKVDKSGGQDVLQPEFNHGVKFVSMAFLIDPDQPVMWRGPMINSMVRQFLYQVNWGELDYLLVDMPPGTGDAQLTMAQAVPMAGAIIVTTPQTVSLLDSRRGLKMFQQMGVNLLGIVENMSYFIPPDMPEKQYDLFGSGGGEKTAKELDVPLLGCVPLEIALREGGDNGQPIVVAQPESASAKALVSIAEAIAAKVSVVAVA from the coding sequence ATGATTGATTCTCAAGCAGTTCTTGATGCTCTAAAACCTGTAAAAGATGCCGAACGCAAGCAAGGCTTGGTGGAAGCGGGTAAGGTGCGGGATATCGCCATTGACGGTCGCAATATTGCTTTTACCCTTGCTTTAACCACCTCTACGGGGATGGTTAAGGATTTGATTGTAGAAGATTGTAAAAAGGCTGTAATGGCGCTTGAGGGGGTTGACACCGTAGAGATTGAAGTAGTCGCGATTCCTAAGCCGCTGCCGAGTCCCCAGGGTATTGAGGATGTCCAAAATATTATTGCGATTTCTAGTGGTAAAGGTGGTGTCGGGAAGAGCAGTGTTGCTGTTAATGTGGCGATCGCCCTTGCCCAGAGCGGTGCAAAGGTTGGTCTTTTAGATGCCGATATCTATGGGCCGAATGTCCCCAATATGATGGGTGTCGGTGAAGTCGAGCTAAAAGTGGATAAAAGTGGCGGACAAGATGTTTTACAGCCAGAGTTTAACCATGGCGTAAAGTTTGTTTCGATGGCATTTTTGATCGACCCTGACCAGCCTGTGATGTGGCGCGGCCCAATGATCAACAGCATGGTGCGGCAGTTTTTGTATCAAGTCAATTGGGGTGAATTGGATTATTTATTGGTTGATATGCCCCCCGGCACAGGTGATGCTCAGTTGACCATGGCTCAGGCTGTACCGATGGCGGGAGCGATTATTGTGACAACGCCCCAAACCGTCTCGTTATTGGATTCTCGCCGTGGTCTGAAGATGTTCCAGCAGATGGGGGTGAATCTCCTTGGTATTGTCGAGAATATGAGCTATTTTATTCCACCTGATATGCCGGAGAAGCAATACGATTTGTTTGGTTCTGGTGGCGGCGAAAAGACTGCAAAAGAATTAGATGTACCCCTACTGGGCTGTGTGCCTCTAGAGATTGCCCTGCGTGAAGGTGGAGATAACGGCCAACCAATTGTTGTAGCTCAGCCGGAGTCTGCTTCTGCAAAAGCCTTAGTTTCTATCGCTGAGGCGATCGCCGCTAAAGTTTCTGTTGTAGCCGTCGCCTAA
- a CDS encoding diflavin flavoprotein: MAVETRPRDVQPYPLSADTLVLRSRTWDRLKFEIEYGLQKGTTANSYLIRGEKRALIDPPGESFQGVFIDALQERFDLRTLDYIILGHTNPNRCATLKALLELAPQATVVCSNPAAIALQDLLKDENPTVQIVKKGDTLDLGQGHNLEFTLTPTPRFPGHLCTFDPKTAILFTDKFFGAHVCGDQVLDEGWQVYEEDRRYYFDCIHATSIRQTLLALGKISEKPATIFATGHGPLVRYSRQELLNNYQIWAEQQKNDISVALIYASAYGNTATVAQALARGISKAGVMVETFNAEHAEPEEIKTAIANCSGFIMGSPTLGGHAPTQIQTALGIVLANAEKTKLAGVFGSFGWSGEAIDLLEGKFKDAGYQLGFEPIRVKFKPTEVTIKTCEETGTDFAQSLKKAAKRRKPKENVASTSQTANLEQALGRIVGSLCVITTKQEELSGAMLASWVSQATFNPPGFTVAVAKERAIESLMHNGSNFVINVLQEGNHIGLMKHFLKPFEPGEDRFADIETTEAENGCQILSEALAYLECTVANRMECGDHWVIYATTDKGKLLQDNGITAIHHRKSGTHY; this comes from the coding sequence ATGGCAGTTGAAACAAGACCTAGAGATGTGCAGCCTTACCCGCTAAGTGCTGATACGCTTGTGCTGCGATCGCGGACATGGGATCGCCTCAAGTTTGAAATCGAATATGGTCTGCAAAAGGGAACAACTGCCAATAGTTATTTGATTCGAGGTGAAAAACGGGCGCTCATCGACCCACCGGGGGAATCGTTTCAAGGGGTTTTTATTGATGCTCTACAGGAACGTTTTGATCTACGAACATTGGATTATATTATCCTCGGCCACACGAATCCCAACCGCTGCGCCACTTTAAAGGCGTTACTTGAGCTTGCCCCCCAAGCAACTGTTGTCTGTTCGAATCCGGCGGCGATCGCCCTACAGGATCTCCTTAAGGATGAAAATCCCACAGTCCAGATCGTCAAAAAAGGAGACACCTTAGATTTAGGGCAAGGACACAACCTTGAATTCACCCTAACGCCGACACCGCGTTTCCCTGGGCATCTTTGTACCTTTGACCCAAAAACGGCAATCCTTTTCACTGACAAATTTTTTGGGGCCCATGTTTGTGGCGATCAAGTATTAGACGAAGGCTGGCAGGTTTACGAAGAAGACCGTCGCTATTATTTTGATTGCATCCATGCAACATCTATCCGACAAACCCTTTTGGCATTGGGAAAAATTTCCGAAAAGCCTGCGACCATCTTCGCCACGGGTCATGGTCCCCTTGTGCGTTACAGCCGTCAAGAACTTTTAAATAACTACCAAATTTGGGCAGAACAACAAAAAAATGACATTTCCGTTGCCCTAATTTACGCCTCAGCTTACGGCAATACGGCGACCGTCGCCCAAGCCCTTGCCCGCGGTATCTCAAAAGCTGGCGTGATGGTGGAAACTTTTAATGCTGAACATGCTGAACCAGAAGAAATCAAAACGGCGATCGCCAACTGTAGCGGCTTCATTATGGGCTCCCCCACCCTCGGTGGCCATGCCCCAACACAAATCCAGACTGCCCTCGGTATCGTGCTAGCCAACGCGGAAAAAACTAAACTAGCTGGCGTATTCGGTTCCTTTGGTTGGAGTGGCGAGGCAATCGATTTGCTAGAAGGCAAATTTAAAGATGCAGGCTACCAGCTAGGATTTGAACCCATTCGCGTCAAATTCAAACCGACAGAAGTCACCATTAAAACCTGCGAAGAAACCGGTACAGACTTTGCCCAATCCCTAAAAAAAGCCGCCAAACGCCGTAAGCCCAAGGAAAATGTCGCCTCCACTTCCCAAACCGCAAATCTCGAACAAGCCCTCGGTCGCATTGTCGGTTCCCTATGTGTGATCACAACCAAGCAAGAGGAATTATCCGGCGCAATGTTGGCTTCGTGGGTCTCCCAGGCAACCTTCAATCCCCCCGGCTTCACGGTGGCTGTCGCCAAAGAACGGGCGATCGAATCGCTTATGCACAATGGCTCTAATTTTGTGATCAATGTCTTGCAGGAGGGTAATCACATCGGCTTAATGAAACATTTCCTGAAGCCCTTTGAGCCGGGGGAAGATCGGTTTGCAGACATCGAAACCACCGAGGCAGAAAATGGTTGCCAAATTCTTTCTGAAGCGCTCGCTTATCTTGAATGCACGGTAGCAAACCGGATGGAATGTGGCGATCATTGGGTTATTTATGCCACCACGGATAAGGGTAAATTGCTTCAGGACAACGGCATCACAGCGATTCACCATCGCAAGTCTGGCACACATTATTAA
- a CDS encoding ABC transporter ATP-binding protein — translation MIKIQDLFKIYGSGETTVYALRNLNITIATGEYCSIMGASGSGKSTLMNIIGCLDQPTSGSYFLNNENVATLSDRQLALIRNQNIGFVFQQFHLLPQMSALENVILPMIYGNVPSQERRDRAVAALTKVGLANRLHNRPNQLSGGQQQRVAIARAIVNEPLLLLADEPTGALDSRTTHEILELFGELHNTGMGVVMVTHENEVAVQTKRIIWLKDGEIQYSNLTPDELRDVALAQTF, via the coding sequence ATGATAAAAATCCAAGACCTTTTCAAAATCTATGGCTCCGGAGAAACCACAGTTTACGCTCTCCGTAATCTCAATATCACCATTGCCACCGGGGAATATTGCTCAATTATGGGAGCTTCTGGTTCCGGCAAATCGACGCTAATGAATATTATTGGCTGCCTTGACCAACCGACATCAGGTAGTTATTTCCTGAATAATGAAAATGTTGCCACCCTCAGCGATCGCCAACTCGCCCTCATCCGCAACCAAAATATCGGCTTTGTTTTCCAGCAATTTCATCTATTGCCCCAAATGAGCGCCCTCGAAAACGTTATCCTGCCGATGATTTATGGCAATGTCCCTAGCCAAGAACGTCGAGATCGTGCCGTTGCAGCCCTTACCAAGGTAGGCCTCGCAAATCGCCTCCATAACCGACCGAATCAGCTTTCCGGTGGACAACAACAGCGCGTGGCGATCGCCCGGGCGATCGTCAATGAACCCTTACTTCTCCTCGCCGATGAACCAACAGGCGCATTAGACTCCCGTACAACCCACGAAATCCTCGAACTTTTTGGAGAACTCCACAACACAGGCATGGGAGTTGTGATGGTTACCCACGAAAACGAAGTTGCAGTGCAAACAAAACGTATTATTTGGCTCAAGGACGGTGAAATCCAATACTCCAATCTCACCCCCGACGAACTGCGAGACGTTGCCCTTGCCCAAACCTTCTAG
- a CDS encoding SufE family protein, whose product MSSALPANLAKIVSRFKRKTDPKQKYQQLLWYANKLEPMPEADKNPNNKVHGCVSQVFITADYANDKVTYHGDSDAQLVKGLVGLLINGLNGLSPAEIIAVKPDFIEETGLSVSLTPSRANGFLNILKMMQKKANGFAVATNTDETPANAAETNFSNV is encoded by the coding sequence ATGTCATCAGCTTTACCTGCAAATCTTGCCAAAATCGTTAGTCGTTTTAAACGCAAAACCGATCCCAAGCAAAAATATCAACAGCTATTGTGGTATGCCAACAAGCTTGAGCCGATGCCAGAAGCAGATAAAAATCCCAACAACAAAGTGCATGGATGTGTGTCCCAAGTCTTTATTACCGCCGACTATGCCAACGATAAAGTCACTTACCATGGCGATTCCGATGCCCAGTTAGTGAAAGGATTAGTTGGCCTTTTGATCAACGGCCTCAACGGCCTTTCTCCAGCAGAAATTATTGCAGTTAAGCCAGACTTCATTGAGGAGACAGGTTTGAGCGTTAGCTTAACGCCGTCCCGTGCCAATGGCTTTCTCAATATTTTAAAAATGATGCAAAAAAAAGCCAATGGATTTGCCGTCGCGACAAACACCGACGAAACACCTGCAAATGCAGCGGAGACAAACTTCTCAAATGTTTAG
- a CDS encoding N2,N2-dimethylguanosine tRNA methyltransferase yields MNQRQRERSVSFKVGAGFYRPKSRIVRDLGVLAAAIYQAETGSLRVLDGLSATGVRSLRYCHEAKADWVWANEGNPDLYETLSTNLATLLPAQAAVSSLNVHHLCMARALAGDRYDVVDIDAFGSGSQFVADALDVTKIGGLMYLTSTDGRTYSGREPQRALRQYGAYIRSHPSVQEQGLRLLLGNLVQQAARRDLGIEPIFSFFWGDTCRIMARLTRKPILTERNYGFLGYCHHCGNYHLPTWKKLSQAACPHDQLPLTLSGALWLGKLHNDDFLAKMIELANLWQWQDVAKLLVTMQWENNLPPYFFPLKEIGYRGKLDIPPIDNLLAALQNKDFDASRTHIQAQAIKTNASMQEVVAIARSLAS; encoded by the coding sequence GTGAACCAGCGACAAAGAGAACGCTCTGTCTCTTTCAAAGTAGGGGCAGGGTTTTACCGTCCTAAAAGTCGTATTGTTCGGGATCTCGGTGTTTTAGCGGCGGCAATATATCAAGCTGAAACAGGTTCTTTGCGAGTTCTCGACGGACTATCGGCAACGGGGGTGCGATCGCTGCGCTATTGCCATGAGGCGAAGGCGGATTGGGTTTGGGCGAATGAAGGAAATCCCGATTTATATGAAACGCTAAGCACCAATTTGGCGACGCTCTTACCAGCACAAGCGGCGGTGAGTTCGCTTAATGTTCATCATCTCTGCATGGCGAGAGCTTTGGCTGGCGATCGCTATGATGTTGTGGATATTGATGCCTTTGGGTCGGGTTCGCAGTTTGTGGCTGATGCGCTCGATGTCACAAAAATTGGTGGTTTGATGTATCTCACTAGCACCGACGGCAGAACCTATAGTGGCAGAGAACCCCAGCGAGCTTTACGACAATATGGCGCTTATATTCGCTCCCACCCATCTGTCCAAGAGCAAGGATTGCGGTTACTGCTGGGCAATTTAGTGCAACAAGCTGCCCGGAGGGATTTGGGGATTGAGCCAATTTTTTCGTTTTTCTGGGGTGATACCTGTCGGATAATGGCGCGGCTAACCCGCAAGCCAATTTTGACAGAACGCAACTATGGCTTTCTTGGCTATTGTCACCATTGCGGTAATTATCATTTGCCAACTTGGAAAAAGTTATCCCAAGCGGCTTGTCCCCATGATCAGCTACCACTAACCCTGAGCGGAGCGTTGTGGCTCGGCAAACTTCATAATGACGATTTCCTCGCCAAGATGATCGAGCTGGCAAATCTATGGCAATGGCAAGATGTTGCGAAATTACTCGTGACAATGCAATGGGAAAATAACTTACCGCCTTATTTTTTCCCACTAAAGGAAATTGGCTATCGTGGCAAATTGGACATACCGCCAATCGATAATTTACTGGCGGCGTTGCAAAACAAAGATTTTGACGCGAGTCGTACCCACATTCAAGCGCAAGCTATCAAGACTAATGCTTCAATGCAAGAGGTTGTGGCGATCGCCCGTTCCCTTGCCAGCTAA
- a CDS encoding glutathione S-transferase family protein, with product MLELYQFELSQFSEKIRLILDYKGLEYKKIEVTPGIGQLDLYKMSGQRQVPVLKDGDTVISDSTEIAFYLDRKFPAKPIVPVDSIQRAQCLIMEEWADESIGLKGRTAFVGALNQNPNFRTSILPKEVPGFFKNLLGAVPGDVLDFFGSGVGLGGDAVKYAQRGLKQDLEALTAIVQNQPYLLGEQPTLADFSVAALSILLKFPGGDYLDIPEYLKGKGIPGLGDNAEYAPFFEWRDRLYLDFRQQSGGSSQTKSDNDSPMTIEID from the coding sequence ATGCTAGAGCTATATCAGTTCGAACTGTCGCAATTTTCCGAAAAAATTCGTCTTATTCTCGATTACAAAGGTCTAGAGTACAAAAAAATTGAAGTTACTCCCGGTATCGGCCAATTAGATCTCTACAAGATGTCCGGCCAGCGCCAAGTGCCTGTGCTCAAGGATGGTGACACTGTAATTAGTGATTCTACAGAAATTGCTTTTTATCTTGATCGTAAATTCCCCGCGAAACCCATTGTGCCCGTTGATTCGATCCAGCGTGCCCAATGTCTCATTATGGAAGAATGGGCTGATGAATCGATCGGTTTAAAAGGTCGTACAGCTTTTGTTGGTGCGTTAAATCAAAATCCAAATTTTCGAACTTCTATTTTGCCAAAGGAAGTCCCCGGTTTTTTCAAAAATCTTTTAGGCGCTGTTCCCGGTGATGTTCTGGACTTTTTTGGCTCTGGTGTTGGTCTGGGTGGCGATGCTGTTAAATATGCCCAACGGGGTCTAAAGCAGGATTTGGAAGCCCTAACTGCAATTGTGCAAAATCAACCTTACTTACTGGGTGAGCAGCCGACTCTGGCAGATTTTAGCGTGGCGGCTCTGAGTATCCTGCTCAAGTTCCCCGGTGGTGACTACCTTGATATTCCTGAATATCTCAAGGGTAAAGGGATTCCAGGGCTCGGAGATAATGCTGAATATGCGCCTTTCTTTGAGTGGCGCGATCGCCTTTACTTAGATTTCCGTCAGCAATCTGGTGGCAGCAGTCAAACAAAATCTGATAATGATTCACCCATGACGATCGAGATTGATTAG
- the crtR gene encoding beta-carotene hydroxylase: MTAAATSSLRMSKEYLRPPSGMNPNVWMVIIAVVLIATSVCGYWVWGWYDWVCFCENVLALHLAGTVIHDASHRAAHSNRAVNTVLGHASALMLGFAFPVFTRVHLQHHAHVNDPENDPDHFVSTGGPLWMIAARFFYHEFFFFRRRLWKNYELLEWFLSRAFLGIIVYLGIHYGFIGYIMNFWFVPALVVGIALGLFFDYLPHRPFEERDRWKNARVYPSKLLNLLILGQNYHLVHHLWPSIPWYKYQPAYYHIKPLLDQKESPQSLGLLKGKDFLGFLYDIFVGIRFHSKSDAK; encoded by the coding sequence ATGACGGCGGCGGCTACGTCATCACTCAGAATGTCAAAGGAGTATCTACGCCCACCCAGCGGTATGAACCCAAACGTGTGGATGGTTATCATCGCCGTGGTTTTGATCGCTACATCTGTGTGCGGATATTGGGTTTGGGGTTGGTACGATTGGGTTTGCTTTTGTGAAAATGTTTTAGCCTTGCACTTAGCTGGAACGGTTATCCATGATGCTTCCCACCGCGCCGCCCACAGTAATCGTGCCGTTAACACTGTTTTAGGCCATGCCAGTGCCTTGATGTTGGGATTTGCGTTTCCTGTTTTTACTAGGGTTCATCTCCAACACCATGCCCACGTTAATGATCCTGAAAATGATCCCGACCATTTTGTGTCTACCGGTGGCCCACTATGGATGATTGCTGCTCGCTTTTTCTACCATGAATTCTTTTTCTTTAGGCGTCGTCTTTGGAAAAACTATGAACTCCTCGAATGGTTTCTCAGTCGCGCCTTTCTTGGCATCATTGTGTATCTCGGTATTCATTACGGTTTTATTGGGTACATCATGAATTTTTGGTTTGTACCGGCATTGGTTGTCGGTATTGCCTTGGGTTTGTTTTTTGATTATTTACCCCATCGTCCCTTTGAGGAGCGCGATCGCTGGAAAAATGCACGTGTTTATCCCAGTAAGCTCCTTAATCTACTCATTTTGGGTCAAAACTATCACCTCGTCCATCACCTTTGGCCTTCCATTCCTTGGTATAAATACCAGCCTGCTTACTATCACATTAAGCCCCTCCTCGACCAAAAAGAATCTCCCCAATCCCTTGGTCTTTTGAAGGGCAAAGATTTTCTTGGATTCCTTTACGATATTTTTGTGGGCATTCGTTTTCACTCGAAATCTGATGCTAAATAA
- a CDS encoding ATP-dependent Zn protease yields MQQTALNLIAIGVFLMTMTSLLGGIFHISPFVPAGITVFIMGIASVDTFQLQGRGMMVFLDLFTPEAERKRVIQHEAGHFLAGYLLGIPITGYSLTPWEAIKQGQGGLGGVNFDLETIEKSLQKKQQINLLVERVSTTLMAGIAAENLVFEQDQGGFEDRRQLRQMLVKAGVPSTVHEQREKWATLQATNLLERNQASYQNLVQAMAARKSLEECYQVISETSSELEEIAP; encoded by the coding sequence ATGCAACAAACTGCCCTAAATCTCATTGCCATTGGCGTATTTTTGATGACCATGACAAGCCTCCTTGGTGGCATTTTCCACATTTCACCCTTTGTGCCAGCAGGCATCACCGTTTTCATTATGGGCATTGCATCCGTAGATACCTTTCAATTGCAAGGGCGGGGCATGATGGTTTTTCTCGATTTATTCACCCCAGAAGCAGAGCGTAAACGCGTTATTCAGCACGAGGCAGGACACTTTTTAGCTGGCTACCTACTGGGAATTCCCATTACTGGCTATAGCTTGACCCCTTGGGAAGCCATCAAACAAGGCCAAGGCGGTTTGGGGGGCGTAAACTTTGACCTCGAAACGATTGAAAAGTCCCTACAAAAAAAGCAGCAAATTAATCTTTTAGTAGAACGGGTTAGCACAACTTTAATGGCTGGGATCGCCGCCGAAAACTTAGTATTCGAGCAAGATCAAGGTGGCTTTGAAGATCGACGACAATTGCGGCAGATGCTTGTCAAAGCTGGTGTCCCTTCTACCGTCCACGAGCAGCGGGAAAAATGGGCAACATTACAGGCGACAAATTTGCTAGAGCGTAATCAAGCAAGTTATCAAAACCTCGTTCAGGCAATGGCGGCACGTAAATCCCTAGAAGAATGCTATCAAGTCATTAGCGAAACCTCTTCCGAACTAGAGGAGATCGCCCCATAA
- a CDS encoding molybdenum cofactor guanylyltransferase gives MTSSKITSLILAGGQSRRMGRDKALLMVNDVPLLEKTVAIAAPLSHTVWINTPWRQEYDYLFSKKIRWCDDTQQQGGLVAFTEFLKTKPTNNWVLLLACDLPYLQLEQLQKWAQQLPQIPKTYDVALVKNTAGFYEPLCGFYRGTVAKSLEKYQETGDRSFQKWLITENIYELTLDTKNMLFNCNTPEDFATLKAQS, from the coding sequence ATGACAAGCTCTAAAATAACAAGTTTGATTTTGGCGGGTGGACAAAGCCGTCGTATGGGTCGGGATAAAGCCTTGCTCATGGTTAACGATGTGCCATTACTCGAAAAAACGGTGGCGATCGCCGCCCCACTTTCCCACACTGTTTGGATAAACACTCCGTGGCGGCAAGAATATGACTATTTATTTTCTAAAAAAATCCGATGGTGTGACGATACCCAGCAACAAGGCGGCTTAGTGGCCTTTACGGAATTTCTTAAGACCAAACCAACCAATAATTGGGTTTTATTATTAGCCTGTGATTTACCCTATCTACAACTTGAACAGTTGCAAAAATGGGCGCAGCAGCTCCCTCAAATTCCAAAAACCTATGATGTTGCATTGGTCAAAAATACAGCGGGATTTTATGAGCCGTTATGCGGTTTCTATCGCGGCACAGTGGCGAAATCATTAGAAAAATATCAAGAAACAGGCGATCGCTCCTTTCAGAAATGGCTCATCACCGAAAACATTTACGAGCTGACCTTAGACACAAAAAATATGCTGTTTAATTGCAACACCCCAGAAGATTTCGCTACCCTGAAAGCCCAGTCTTAA